A stretch of Shewanella dokdonensis DNA encodes these proteins:
- the hemB gene encoding porphobilinogen synthase, whose protein sequence is MSDQCNHTHTFKAPLRRLRRLRTSEAMRAMVRENFISLDDLIHPIFIEEGITAPVEIRTLPGISRFPESMLAQEIKELQKLGVKYVMPFGISHHKDAIGSDTWNDEGLLARMVRTIKQTAPEMIVIPDICFCEYTDHGHCGVIEHIHDDVHVCNDATVENLVKQAICAAKAGADMLAPSAMMDGQIRAMRDGLDAAGYENVSILAHSAKFASAFYGPFREAVASELKGNRKGYQLDCADGRQAMVEALLDEEEGADILMVKPGTPYLDVLARLRDRTDLPLAAYHVGGEYASIKFAALAGALDERAVVTESFIGFKRAGASLIVSYYTKQFAEWLAADKNA, encoded by the coding sequence ATGTCTGATCAATGTAATCACACTCATACCTTTAAAGCGCCGCTGCGTCGTCTGCGCCGTTTGCGTACTTCAGAAGCTATGCGTGCTATGGTCCGGGAAAACTTTATCTCGCTGGACGATCTGATCCACCCGATTTTTATTGAAGAAGGCATTACTGCCCCGGTTGAAATCCGCACTCTGCCAGGCATCAGCCGTTTTCCAGAGTCCATGTTGGCGCAGGAAATCAAAGAGCTGCAAAAACTTGGCGTTAAGTATGTGATGCCTTTTGGGATCTCCCATCACAAAGATGCTATCGGCAGCGATACCTGGAACGATGAAGGTTTGCTGGCGCGCATGGTGCGCACCATTAAGCAAACCGCGCCGGAAATGATCGTCATCCCAGATATTTGTTTCTGTGAATACACAGATCATGGTCATTGTGGCGTGATTGAACACATCCATGATGATGTGCATGTATGTAACGATGCCACTGTGGAAAATCTGGTAAAACAGGCGATCTGCGCCGCTAAAGCTGGGGCCGACATGCTGGCGCCCTCTGCCATGATGGATGGCCAGATCCGCGCTATGCGTGATGGTTTAGATGCCGCGGGTTATGAAAACGTGTCTATCCTCGCCCACTCAGCTAAATTCGCTTCCGCATTTTATGGCCCATTCCGGGAAGCGGTGGCCAGCGAACTGAAAGGTAACCGTAAAGGTTATCAACTAGATTGCGCTGATGGCCGCCAAGCCATGGTGGAAGCGCTGTTGGACGAAGAAGAAGGTGCCGATATCCTGATGGTAAAACCGGGCACACCTTATCTGGACGTATTAGCGCGTCTGCGTGACCGCACTGATCTGCCGTTGGCGGCTTATCATGTGGGTGGCGAATATGCCAGTATCAAGTTTGCCGCACTGGCTGGGGCGCTGGATGAACGCGCCGTGGTGACTGAAAGCTTTATTGGCTTCAAACGTGCGGGGGCTAGCCTGATTGTGAGCTACTACACTAAACAATTTGCTGAATGGCTGGCAGCTGACAAAAACGCTTAA
- the minC gene encoding septum site-determining protein MinC produces MQKPALELKGSSFTLSVLHVNTTVLPLLLQELDKKLAQAPQFFIHAPLVLNLSEINGETIELEKLQQAMAERQLVLVGVAGADPQQQQQAESLGIAHLKMGKQNPLPPPAPRICKILKQNIRSGQQIYAKDGDLVIFGAVSNGAEVIADGSIHIYGALRGKAMAGANGDTHAVIIAKTLDAELVSIAGQYWLAENLQQHGAKNSGCIRLNGESLIVETLPD; encoded by the coding sequence ATGCAAAAACCAGCTTTGGAACTGAAAGGTTCCTCCTTCACGTTATCTGTTCTGCATGTTAATACCACTGTTCTTCCACTGTTGCTTCAGGAATTAGATAAAAAACTGGCGCAAGCGCCGCAGTTTTTTATCCATGCTCCCTTAGTGTTGAACTTGAGCGAAATTAATGGTGAAACCATTGAGCTTGAGAAACTGCAACAAGCGATGGCCGAACGGCAGTTGGTGCTGGTTGGAGTGGCTGGTGCCGATCCGCAACAACAGCAACAGGCTGAATCGCTCGGGATTGCGCACCTGAAGATGGGCAAACAAAACCCACTGCCGCCTCCAGCACCACGGATTTGTAAAATTCTTAAGCAGAATATCCGCTCTGGTCAGCAAATTTATGCTAAAGATGGTGACTTAGTGATCTTTGGTGCCGTCAGCAATGGCGCTGAAGTGATTGCCGATGGTAGCATCCATATATATGGCGCCTTACGCGGCAAAGCTATGGCGGGGGCAAATGGTGATACCCATGCCGTTATCATTGCCAAAACGCTGGATGCTGAACTGGTGTCAATCGCTGGGCAATATTGGTTGGCAGAAAATCTGCAACAACATGGCGCCAAAAACAGTGGCTGTATCAGGTTGAATGGTGAATCATTAATTGTCGAAACGCTGCCCGACTGA
- a CDS encoding M50 family metallopeptidase, with the protein MFMLDVQSAPRSQQLIPGKAQFFVELLLALLLSRLPYVSLPFHWLESYFHELSHAIAAVASGGIVSHIQLFPDGSGLCFSQGGWPVLIGFSGYTGAALWGALLFLMSCLRQGIRQSYLALGAVVLLTLLLWSRDVLSMAIMLSLAVLFLLPLKLTYSTLLRGSLRLVAMIVMLNALASPAVLLGLGQRGDAALLAKITLIPAVIWVMLWFAVGLGALYLCWRVVAKHSAQAKSVD; encoded by the coding sequence ATGTTTATGCTTGATGTGCAATCCGCTCCTCGCTCCCAACAGCTTATTCCAGGGAAAGCCCAGTTTTTTGTTGAGCTGTTATTAGCCTTGCTGTTATCCCGTCTGCCATATGTATCGCTACCGTTTCATTGGCTTGAAAGCTATTTCCATGAATTATCTCATGCTATCGCGGCTGTTGCCTCCGGCGGTATCGTCAGCCACATACAACTGTTCCCTGATGGTTCCGGTCTGTGTTTTAGCCAGGGCGGTTGGCCAGTGTTGATCGGTTTCAGCGGCTATACCGGCGCGGCACTTTGGGGCGCTTTGCTATTTTTGATGTCCTGTTTACGACAAGGGATTCGCCAAAGCTACCTAGCATTGGGGGCGGTGGTTTTGTTAACGCTGCTATTATGGAGCCGGGATGTGCTAAGTATGGCAATCATGCTGAGTCTGGCGGTGTTGTTTTTACTGCCGTTGAAGCTTACCTACAGTACGTTATTACGGGGAAGTCTGCGTTTGGTCGCCATGATAGTGATGCTCAATGCGTTGGCAAGCCCAGCCGTGTTGTTAGGACTTGGGCAGCGTGGTGATGCGGCACTATTAGCCAAGATAACGCTAATTCCCGCAGTCATCTGGGTCATGCTGTGGTTTGCCGTTGGTCTGGGCGCTTTATACTTGTGCTGGCGCGTTGTTGCCAAGCATTCAGCCCAAGCTAAAAGTGTTGATTAA
- the rnd gene encoding ribonuclease D, with protein MQDYLYVDSSATLAPVLQQYQQSELLVLDTEFVRTRTYYARLGLIQAYDGKTLALIDPVAIDDLSGFWSLLTAPHITKLLHSCSEDLEVFAHDGGIQPAPLLDSQIAAGLAGQGHGLGYAKLVQQYLGVELDKGESRTDWIRRPLTQSQLTYAANDVLYLYRLFPELKQTLQQQGRYQWAMEESARMTEGRLLPPERELAYLKVKNAFQLSTMELAVLRGLAAWRLDKAIKKDLALGFVMKDHALIALAKKQPRTVNDVLRLKDLTDQEKRFYAKDVVNIITNTDYARLPEPIDVLALKPAYKAAFKLLKGCLEQIATSAQVPVEMLASKRHINEYLGWYWDNRQGQLPLLLQGWRGELAAEKLQALSL; from the coding sequence TTGCAAGATTATCTGTACGTTGACAGCAGCGCCACATTAGCACCGGTGCTGCAGCAGTATCAGCAGAGTGAGCTGCTGGTACTAGATACTGAGTTCGTTCGCACTCGCACCTATTACGCACGTTTGGGCTTGATCCAAGCCTATGATGGCAAGACGTTAGCGTTAATCGATCCGGTCGCTATCGATGACTTGTCAGGGTTCTGGTCACTATTAACGGCACCGCATATCACCAAGTTGCTGCATTCTTGCAGTGAAGACTTGGAAGTGTTTGCCCATGATGGTGGCATCCAGCCTGCGCCGCTCCTGGACAGCCAAATAGCCGCTGGGCTGGCGGGGCAAGGACATGGTCTGGGATATGCCAAGTTAGTGCAGCAATATTTAGGCGTAGAACTGGATAAAGGCGAGTCGAGAACCGATTGGATCCGACGGCCTTTGACCCAGTCACAGTTGACTTATGCCGCCAATGATGTGCTTTATCTTTACCGACTCTTTCCTGAACTGAAACAAACGCTGCAACAGCAAGGGCGCTATCAGTGGGCGATGGAAGAAAGTGCCAGAATGACCGAAGGGCGGTTATTGCCCCCAGAGCGAGAACTGGCTTATCTGAAAGTTAAAAATGCCTTTCAGTTGTCGACGATGGAACTGGCCGTGCTGCGCGGATTAGCGGCTTGGCGGCTGGATAAAGCCATTAAAAAAGATTTAGCGTTAGGTTTTGTGATGAAAGATCATGCGCTGATTGCTTTAGCTAAAAAACAACCGCGTACCGTGAATGATGTGCTGCGTCTAAAAGATCTGACCGATCAGGAAAAGCGTTTTTATGCCAAAGACGTGGTTAACATCATTACCAATACCGATTATGCCCGTTTGCCCGAGCCGATAGATGTACTGGCGCTCAAACCAGCATATAAAGCAGCGTTTAAGCTACTAAAGGGCTGTTTGGAACAGATTGCCACATCAGCACAAGTGCCAGTAGAAATGTTAGCTTCTAAACGCCATATCAACGAGTATCTGGGGTGGTATTGGGATAATCGCCAAGGACAACTTCCCTTGCTGCTGCAAGGTTGGCGTGGCGAACTGGCCGCAGAAAAACTGCAAGCACTGAGTTTGTAG
- a CDS encoding YcgL domain-containing protein encodes MICAVYKSSRKADTYLFIRQKDKFDDVPSALLEVFGPPQLVMLLPIEKRQHLGLADITKVKAELTQNGYYLQLPPPQVNLLKELLAQQQNGAATD; translated from the coding sequence ATGATCTGTGCTGTATATAAAAGCAGTCGCAAAGCTGATACCTATTTATTTATCAGACAGAAAGATAAATTTGACGATGTACCAAGTGCATTATTGGAGGTGTTTGGGCCGCCACAGTTGGTGATGTTGTTGCCAATTGAGAAGCGGCAGCATCTGGGCTTGGCCGATATTACCAAGGTTAAGGCTGAACTGACACAAAACGGCTATTATCTACAATTACCACCTCCACAAGTCAATCTGCTGAAAGAACTGTTAGCACAACAGCAAAATGGCGCCGCAACCGATTAA
- a CDS encoding ATP-dependent DNA helicase: protein MSRLVKEVNLAFSQAGVLAQGISGYKPRPQQLQMAVAVAETLEQPAAKLVLEAGTGVGKTFGYLIPALLSGKQVIVSTGSKNLQEQLFYKDIPALLTMLDIAPKVALLKGRNNYLCQLRLQQQLDSAQSLDSQTLDDLLRIQQWAAASSDGDLGMIATVSEQSLALGLVASTRESCIGKRCPFFEHCFTRKARLKTLDAKIIVINHHLFFADWVLKDTGFAELLPQADMLVFDEAHQLPDIAVSYFGQQLSLTAMDRLLARIEEVYLNELRDTAQLGELARRCMSRLADWAQACLQSGQSDWRLLLADKVLAGRSWQLLEEFQALQRLLLAHVGRSELLDDCFEKWLEYLAKLQQFLECDNPSAAYSLELTGRLPMLRMAPIDVTRECQQLFNADCRWVFTSATLQVNRELRHFAVGLGLTGCREMILDSPFDYQQQALFCVPRQLADVRSDSDYQLQRLVSICLQAVNAAKGRTFILFTSHRMLERVALALRGRCSYPLLVQGSAGKQSLLKKFRQLGNAVLLGTGSFWEGVDVRGHLLSCVIIDKLPFVSPDDNLYRARAAELHRRGGDPFNDISLPQAVIALKQGFGRLIRDEHDRGVLILCDNRIVNRPYGSAFLNSLPPMARTRSLDQAIKFLQQIK, encoded by the coding sequence ATCAGCCGTTTAGTAAAAGAAGTTAATCTGGCATTTTCTCAGGCGGGCGTGCTGGCGCAGGGGATTTCTGGCTATAAACCTAGGCCACAACAATTGCAGATGGCGGTGGCAGTGGCTGAAACCCTTGAACAGCCGGCCGCGAAACTGGTGCTGGAAGCTGGAACCGGGGTAGGCAAAACCTTTGGTTACCTGATCCCTGCGTTGTTATCGGGCAAGCAGGTGATTGTTTCCACCGGCAGTAAGAATCTGCAGGAACAACTGTTCTATAAAGATATTCCGGCACTTCTCACCATGCTGGATATTGCGCCTAAGGTGGCCTTGCTTAAAGGACGCAATAATTATCTGTGCCAGTTACGTTTGCAACAGCAGCTAGACAGTGCGCAAAGTCTGGATAGCCAAACCTTAGATGATCTGCTGCGAATACAGCAATGGGCTGCCGCCAGCAGTGACGGTGATTTAGGGATGATTGCGACCGTTTCTGAACAATCACTCGCGCTAGGGCTGGTGGCCTCAACCCGTGAAAGCTGTATTGGTAAACGCTGCCCATTTTTTGAACACTGCTTTACCCGCAAAGCCCGTTTAAAAACGCTGGATGCCAAGATTATTGTCATTAATCACCATCTATTTTTTGCCGATTGGGTGTTGAAAGACACAGGTTTTGCCGAGTTATTACCCCAAGCTGACATGCTGGTGTTTGATGAAGCACATCAATTACCGGATATTGCCGTGAGCTATTTCGGCCAGCAATTGTCGTTGACGGCAATGGATCGCTTGTTGGCACGCATTGAAGAGGTTTATCTCAATGAATTGCGCGATACGGCGCAACTTGGCGAGTTGGCCCGGCGCTGCATGAGCCGTTTAGCCGACTGGGCGCAGGCGTGTCTGCAAAGCGGACAAAGTGACTGGCGGTTATTGTTAGCAGACAAAGTATTAGCCGGACGCAGTTGGCAGTTACTCGAGGAATTTCAGGCGTTACAACGGCTGTTGCTGGCACATGTTGGCCGCAGTGAACTGCTGGATGACTGTTTTGAGAAATGGCTGGAATATCTGGCAAAATTGCAGCAGTTTCTGGAGTGTGACAACCCCAGTGCCGCCTATTCATTAGAATTAACCGGGCGTTTGCCTATGCTGCGTATGGCGCCCATTGATGTTACCCGTGAATGCCAGCAGTTATTCAATGCGGATTGTCGTTGGGTGTTCACCTCGGCAACCTTGCAGGTGAACCGCGAGTTGCGACATTTCGCTGTGGGTCTGGGGTTGACGGGGTGCCGTGAAATGATCCTCGACAGTCCGTTTGACTATCAGCAACAGGCACTATTCTGTGTGCCAAGGCAACTGGCGGATGTGCGCAGTGACTCTGATTATCAGTTACAGCGGTTGGTCAGTATCTGTTTACAAGCGGTCAATGCGGCCAAAGGCCGGACATTTATTTTGTTTACCAGCCATCGGATGTTGGAGCGCGTGGCGTTAGCGTTACGAGGCCGTTGTAGCTATCCACTGTTAGTGCAGGGCAGTGCTGGCAAACAGAGCCTGCTGAAAAAATTTCGGCAATTGGGTAACGCGGTATTGCTGGGCACCGGCAGTTTCTGGGAAGGGGTGGATGTTCGTGGGCATCTGTTGTCTTGTGTGATCATTGATAAACTGCCGTTTGTGTCGCCAGATGATAATCTTTATCGTGCCCGTGCGGCTGAATTACATCGGCGCGGTGGCGATCCTTTTAATGATATCTCTTTGCCTCAGGCGGTGATTGCCTTAAAGCAGGGTTTTGGCCGGTTGATCCGTGATGAACACGACCGAGGAGTGCTGATCCTGTGCGATAACCGTATTGTTAATCGCCCATATGGCAGTGCCTTTTTGAATTCTTTGCCACCTATGGCGAGAACCCGTAGCCTTGACCAGGCGATAAAATTTCTGCAACAGATAAAATAG
- the minE gene encoding cell division topological specificity factor MinE, with product MSLLDYFRSSKKSSTAATAKERLQIIVAHQRSQRDTPDYLPLMKQEIIQVIRKYVPISEEQVSVQLDQNDDNLSVLELNVTLPDH from the coding sequence ATGTCTTTACTTGACTATTTCAGAAGCAGCAAGAAAAGCAGTACTGCAGCCACCGCCAAAGAACGACTGCAGATTATTGTCGCCCATCAGCGCTCACAACGGGATACCCCCGATTATCTGCCGTTGATGAAACAGGAAATCATTCAGGTTATCCGTAAATATGTACCGATTTCCGAAGAACAAGTGTCGGTGCAGTTGGATCAAAATGACGATAACCTGTCAGTGCTGGAACTTAACGTTACCCTGCCTGATCATTGA
- the nhaB gene encoding sodium/proton antiporter NhaB, whose translation MPMPLSQAFMGNFLGNSPKWYKLAILCFLIINPILFSIHPFLAGWLLVAEFIFTLAMALKCYPLQPGGLLAIEAVIIGMTSPSQVLHELEANMEVLLLLIFMVAGIYFMKQLLLYVFTKMITKVRSKMAVSLLFCLSSAFLSAFLDALTVIAVIIAVAVGFYSIYHKVASGKDFSDDHDHTDDSDGQLNAEELENFRGFLRNLLMHAGVGTALGGVCTMVGEPQNLIIAAQANWQFAEFALRMSPVTVPVLLMGILTCVVVEKFHIFGYGAQLPDAVHRILVDFATHEDDSRTTKDNVKLVIQALVGIWLIVGLAFHLASVGLIGLSVIIFTTAFNGVTDEHALGNAFKEALPFTALLAVFFSVVGVIIDQHLFAPVIHWALSYEGNVQLVIFYIANGLLSMVSDNVFVGTVYINEVKAALIDGQITRDQFDLLAVAINTGTNLPSVATPNGQAAFLFLLTSALAPLIRLSYGRMVWMALPYTIVLSVVGILSIETGFLEQATQYFYDSHLILHHSLQDALKGAVEASGH comes from the coding sequence ATGCCAATGCCATTAAGTCAGGCTTTCATGGGCAACTTCTTGGGGAACTCACCCAAGTGGTACAAGCTTGCAATTCTGTGTTTTTTGATTATCAATCCGATTCTGTTCAGTATTCATCCCTTCCTCGCTGGTTGGCTGTTAGTGGCCGAATTTATCTTTACATTGGCAATGGCATTAAAATGCTATCCGTTACAACCCGGCGGTTTGTTGGCAATTGAAGCCGTGATTATCGGTATGACCAGTCCGAGTCAGGTGTTACATGAGTTAGAAGCCAATATGGAAGTGCTGCTGCTGTTGATCTTTATGGTGGCCGGCATTTACTTTATGAAGCAACTGCTGCTGTATGTGTTCACCAAGATGATCACCAAAGTCCGTTCTAAGATGGCGGTGTCCTTGCTGTTTTGCTTGTCATCAGCGTTTCTGTCGGCGTTTTTGGATGCACTGACCGTTATCGCGGTGATCATTGCCGTAGCGGTAGGTTTTTACTCGATTTACCACAAGGTCGCATCCGGCAAAGATTTCAGCGATGACCACGACCACACGGATGACAGCGATGGTCAGCTCAATGCTGAAGAATTGGAGAATTTTCGCGGTTTCTTGCGTAATCTGCTGATGCACGCGGGGGTTGGTACCGCATTAGGTGGTGTCTGCACCATGGTGGGTGAGCCACAAAACCTGATCATTGCGGCCCAAGCAAACTGGCAATTTGCTGAGTTTGCGCTGCGTATGTCTCCGGTAACCGTTCCTGTGTTACTGATGGGGATTTTGACCTGTGTTGTCGTCGAAAAATTTCATATCTTCGGCTATGGGGCCCAATTACCAGATGCGGTGCATCGTATTCTGGTGGACTTTGCGACCCATGAAGATGACAGTCGGACCACCAAGGACAATGTTAAGTTAGTCATTCAGGCACTGGTTGGTATCTGGCTGATTGTTGGGTTGGCATTCCATCTGGCATCGGTTGGTCTGATCGGTTTGTCGGTGATCATTTTTACAACGGCGTTCAATGGCGTCACTGACGAACATGCCCTTGGTAACGCTTTCAAAGAGGCACTGCCATTTACTGCGCTGTTAGCGGTGTTTTTCTCAGTGGTAGGTGTCATCATCGACCAGCATCTATTTGCCCCCGTTATCCATTGGGCGCTGAGCTACGAAGGTAATGTCCAGCTCGTCATTTTCTATATTGCCAATGGTTTGTTATCTATGGTCAGTGACAACGTGTTTGTTGGCACCGTCTACATCAATGAAGTAAAAGCGGCGCTGATTGACGGGCAAATCACGCGGGATCAATTTGACCTGCTGGCGGTTGCCATTAACACCGGAACCAACCTGCCGTCAGTGGCAACACCTAATGGTCAGGCAGCATTCCTGTTCCTGTTGACATCCGCACTAGCGCCGTTAATCCGCTTGTCTTATGGTCGCATGGTATGGATGGCACTGCCTTACACTATCGTGTTATCTGTTGTTGGGATTTTGTCAATTGAGACGGGGTTTCTAGAGCAAGCAACCCAGTATTTCTATGATTCCCATCTGATCCTGCATCACAGTCTACAAGATGCCCTTAAAGGTGCAGTAGAAGCCAGTGGTCATTAA
- the tsaB gene encoding tRNA (adenosine(37)-N6)-threonylcarbamoyltransferase complex dimerization subunit type 1 TsaB, giving the protein MKSNQMLPPVILALDTCTELCSAALQWPDGRQSVAEDAPREHSQRLLPMIDGLLSQAGLTMADVGLIAYGRGPGSFTGIRICTSMTQGLALARDIPVVGISTLAALAQKVMDNSSARYVISAIDARMNEIYWGCFEAVDGLAVLVGEEQVSAPQALVSPFTGAETVVACGSGFETYPDLILNIDNLTLSESVKYPDADAMLTLAVSEWQQGHATAVDQLTPVYLRDTVAWKKLPGRA; this is encoded by the coding sequence ATGAAATCAAATCAAATGCTACCACCAGTCATTCTGGCGCTGGATACCTGCACTGAACTCTGCTCGGCCGCTTTGCAATGGCCTGATGGTCGTCAGTCAGTTGCCGAAGATGCACCAAGAGAACATAGCCAGCGATTGCTGCCGATGATCGATGGTTTATTGTCTCAAGCCGGATTGACGATGGCAGATGTGGGACTCATTGCTTACGGCCGTGGTCCTGGCAGTTTTACCGGCATTCGTATCTGTACCTCAATGACACAGGGGCTGGCATTAGCGAGAGATATTCCCGTGGTTGGCATATCCACCTTGGCGGCGCTGGCGCAGAAGGTGATGGATAACTCATCTGCACGTTATGTTATCAGTGCCATAGATGCCCGTATGAACGAGATTTACTGGGGATGTTTTGAAGCGGTTGACGGCTTAGCCGTGCTGGTGGGTGAAGAACAGGTGAGTGCGCCGCAAGCGTTGGTGTCTCCTTTTACAGGTGCTGAGACGGTTGTAGCTTGTGGTAGCGGCTTTGAAACCTATCCAGATCTTATTCTTAACATCGATAACTTGACCTTATCGGAAAGCGTGAAATATCCTGATGCAGATGCCATGCTTACCCTTGCTGTCAGCGAATGGCAGCAAGGACATGCGACCGCGGTTGATCAACTCACCCCTGTGTATCTACGAGATACGGTCGCTTGGAAGAAATTGCCCGGTAGGGCTTAA
- a CDS encoding lytic murein transglycosylase, giving the protein MGRFGYIGGCLMISLCITAYANDTADFPAFLKKLQQQSKDAGIDDATINAQFPHLKLFRRAAAPTTEKVRSLESYLPAEATEQRAVAAKSLYLAHKKEFDVLALKYQVQPRFVLAFWGISSDYGERESLYSVLSVMASRAFESQQPAVETKEVIAALKLIAQHRNTAAELLSDSNGLLGQARLSVSVYRACGTDGDNDGKADVWGNPIDVFATIAHCLQSQGWDSSQTWGRQVRAPATLKSTVIGEQYLANFAHWQAVGVRRYDGAALPQRKDMQMSLIMPDGINGRQYLIYDNYRALKQFQHDDYKVLAVVHLSEKIKALQID; this is encoded by the coding sequence ATGGGACGCTTTGGGTATATTGGTGGTTGTTTGATGATAAGTCTGTGCATCACAGCTTATGCTAATGACACAGCAGATTTCCCGGCGTTTTTGAAAAAACTGCAACAGCAGAGCAAGGATGCCGGGATTGACGATGCGACGATTAATGCGCAATTTCCCCACCTCAAACTGTTTCGCCGCGCGGCAGCACCGACCACCGAAAAAGTACGATCGTTGGAAAGTTATTTGCCCGCCGAAGCAACGGAACAACGTGCAGTGGCGGCCAAATCGCTATATCTCGCGCATAAAAAAGAGTTTGATGTACTAGCGCTCAAATATCAGGTACAACCGCGTTTTGTGTTGGCTTTCTGGGGCATCAGCTCTGATTATGGTGAACGCGAGTCATTATATTCGGTACTGTCAGTAATGGCATCGCGGGCATTTGAATCGCAACAACCTGCAGTTGAGACAAAGGAGGTTATTGCAGCACTCAAGCTAATTGCACAGCATCGAAATACCGCAGCAGAATTGCTGAGTGATAGTAACGGGCTCCTGGGACAAGCACGGTTATCTGTGTCGGTCTACCGTGCTTGTGGAACAGACGGCGATAACGATGGCAAAGCCGATGTTTGGGGCAACCCTATCGATGTGTTTGCCACGATTGCGCACTGTTTGCAGTCACAGGGATGGGACAGTAGTCAGACATGGGGGCGGCAGGTTCGTGCGCCAGCAACACTCAAGTCAACGGTCATTGGCGAACAATACCTGGCGAATTTTGCACATTGGCAAGCGGTGGGCGTCAGGCGTTATGACGGTGCGGCGTTACCTCAGCGCAAAGATATGCAGATGTCTTTGATAATGCCAGATGGTATCAATGGGCGGCAATATCTGATTTATGATAATTACCGCGCATTAAAACAGTTTCAGCACGACGATTATAAGGTGTTGGCGGTCGTGCATTTATCAGAAAAGATAAAAGCACTACAGATAGATTAA
- a CDS encoding YcgN family cysteine cluster protein yields MSFWLSKTLNEMTQDEWEQLCDGCGKCCLNKLIDDETDKLYYTNVACKLLSDKDCSCSHYSQRFEIVPQCTAVTPQNIASLDWLPDSCAYRRLSLGRPLPSWHPLLTGSKKQMHKKGMSVKGKTVNETRVRDLEDYIVIWPLQDAD; encoded by the coding sequence ATGTCGTTCTGGTTGTCAAAAACACTCAATGAGATGACACAAGATGAGTGGGAACAGCTGTGTGATGGCTGTGGTAAGTGTTGTCTCAATAAACTTATCGATGATGAAACCGATAAGCTGTACTACACCAATGTTGCCTGTAAGCTGCTCTCTGATAAAGATTGCAGTTGCAGCCATTATTCCCAGCGCTTTGAGATTGTCCCCCAATGTACGGCGGTTACACCACAGAACATTGCCAGTTTGGATTGGCTACCAGACAGCTGTGCTTATCGGCGTTTATCTCTTGGTCGCCCTTTACCGAGTTGGCATCCGCTGCTTACTGGAAGTAAGAAACAGATGCATAAAAAGGGGATGTCTGTGAAGGGCAAAACCGTGAATGAAACCCGCGTCCGTGACCTTGAAGACTACATAGTGATCTGGCCGTTGCAGGACGCGGATTAA